Below is a window of Janthinobacterium lividum DNA.
GCAGGCGGCACTCGGATTTGCTGCCGGCCCATCCGTTTGCTGGATGAAGTCGATCGTGCCATCGGGCTTGTACTTCAGCTCTTCCACGGCCACGGAACGCCGGTATTCGCCGCCACCGGGCAACTTGTCGTTGTGATAGAAGATATAGGACTTGCCGTTGAATTCGATGATGGCCTGGTGAATGGTTTTCACCACGGCATTCTTGTCCATGATGGTGCCGCGGAAATGCCACGGTCCCGTCGGCGTCGGCCCAGTCGAATATGCCGTTTCTTCCGGGAAGTTGCGCGAGTACGACAGGTAATACGTGCCCGCATGCTTGTGCATATAGGCCGCTTCCGTGAACGCATCCATGCCGAAGGTCAGAATCGGGCCATCGAGCTCCGTCATGTTGGCTTTCAGCTTGGCGTATTTCAAGACCGTATTGCCCCAGTAAATGTAGGCCTGGCCATCCGTGTCGATGAAAACAGCCGGGTCGATATCATCCCACGGAATCGCCGTCTGCTTCGTCATGTCGTTCGTGATCAGGGCGCTGCCGCGCGCGTCGACGAACGGTCCGGTAGGGCTGTCGGAAACAGCCACGCCGATGGCCTTG
It encodes the following:
- a CDS encoding glycoside hydrolase family 43 protein → MFHKNKLAAAIGMAAALACASLGAQAGNPIVKNIYTGDPAALVDNGRVYLYVGHDEASATDTDYRMNEWRVYSSCDMANWTDHGSPVRFSTFAWAGKDAWAGDIVKRGNKYYFYSTVDHKTIPGKAIGVAVSDSPTGPFVDARGSALITNDMTKQTAIPWDDIDPAVFIDTDGQAYIYWGNTVLKYAKLKANMTELDGPILTFGMDAFTEAAYMHKHAGTYYLSYSRNFPEETAYSTGPTPTGPWHFRGTIMDKNAVVKTIHQAIIEFNGKSYIFYHNDKLPGGGEYRRSVAVEELKYKPDGTIDFIQQTDGPAANPSAACKAS